A single window of Paenibacillus sp. FSL H8-0537 DNA harbors:
- the fabD gene encoding ACP S-malonyltransferase, whose amino-acid sequence MGNPVVFLFSGQGSQFYQMGRGLYEEVSEFRKWMNKLDEMVTPLVGESVLARLYAEDKRRDEPFERTLLTHPAIFMVEYALAQALMARGVKPDAVLGSSMGEFAAAAVAGVLDVEVALELVVEQAKAFEATCLPGGMIGILQEPSLYDRMLLLRQNTEMASINSDAHFVVAGPAAMLPSIGEALREKGITYQILPASFAYHSSWIDPAAASYVARLRGLSYRQPRVRFYSGVTGRRETALRSEYFWEVARQPIRFAEAVQALEQGDDCLYVDLGPSGTLANLAKRNFKQDSLSQSYAVLTPYQQDLKNFNKVCEQLEQLISLRIRKGGQPMKAYVFPGQSSQHKGMGGTLFDEFAELMAQADEILGYSIKRLCLEDPDNQLDQTQYTQPALYVVSALSFLKKVQETGGKPDYVAGHSLGEYNALFAAGAFDFATGLRMVKKRGELMSLASGGGMAAVIGFTVEQIDRVLMENGLDGIDIANHNSPGQIVIAGLNTDILRAQPFFEEAGVRMYIPLNVSGAFHSRYMAESKRSFEAYLESFEFSKLEIPVISNISARPYKQRQVKDNLVQQIVSPVKWTDSVRYLMGLGEIEIEEVGPGNVLTKLVTTIRRKAEPLVIEPEADDAEEAEEVVPVAVAVSVTVPEVTKASVAEVAAAVEAPALAPVEVVPVREAVSGPIVRVSRRVSTAESLGDEEFKKDYNLKYAYVTGSMYRGVASERLVIQVGKAGMLGFYGTGGMKLEQIEQAIRTIQQALTRGEAYGMNLLHNQGSPSMEEMTVDLLLRTGVRNVEASAYMAVNSALVRYRAKGLKRSAEGGVIVENRILAKISRPEVAEAFLSPAPERIVDKLLLEQRITREEADLLREVPMADDITVEADSGGHTDQGVSSVLLPSIVRLREEMMVKYGYKKKIRIGAAGGIGTPEAAVAALVLGADYLVTGSINQCTVEAQTSESVKDLLQEMNVQDTAYAPAGDMFEIGARVQVLKKGVFFPARANKLYDLYRQFNSLEEIDEKTRRILQERYFKRSFDEVYREVQAYVAPQEIEKADRNPKHKMGLIFKWYFGYSSRMALSGDAEHTVDYQVHCGPALGAFNRWVKGTSLESWRARHVDVIGEKLMRETADLLSRRISELVGL is encoded by the coding sequence ATGGGCAATCCGGTAGTGTTTCTTTTCTCCGGGCAGGGTTCTCAGTTTTACCAGATGGGTCGAGGGCTCTATGAGGAGGTATCTGAGTTTCGCAAGTGGATGAACAAGTTGGACGAGATGGTGACGCCGCTCGTTGGGGAGTCGGTGCTGGCGCGTCTGTATGCGGAGGACAAGCGCCGAGACGAGCCGTTTGAACGGACGCTGCTGACCCACCCCGCGATCTTCATGGTGGAATATGCGCTGGCGCAGGCGCTGATGGCCCGCGGGGTCAAGCCAGATGCGGTCCTTGGCAGCAGCATGGGCGAGTTCGCGGCGGCGGCTGTGGCAGGTGTGCTCGATGTGGAGGTAGCGTTGGAGTTGGTGGTGGAGCAGGCCAAGGCGTTTGAGGCTACCTGTCTCCCCGGCGGGATGATCGGGATTCTGCAGGAGCCGAGCCTCTATGACAGGATGCTGCTCTTGCGTCAGAACACGGAGATGGCGTCGATCAATTCGGACGCGCATTTTGTGGTGGCCGGCCCGGCGGCGATGCTGCCGAGCATCGGGGAGGCGCTGCGGGAGAAAGGCATCACCTATCAGATTCTGCCGGCCTCCTTTGCGTACCATTCCTCATGGATTGATCCGGCTGCCGCTTCCTATGTGGCGCGGCTGCGCGGGCTCTCGTATCGCCAGCCTCGAGTGCGATTTTATTCCGGGGTGACCGGGCGGCGGGAGACGGCGCTGAGGAGCGAGTATTTCTGGGAGGTGGCGCGACAGCCGATTCGCTTTGCCGAAGCGGTGCAGGCGCTGGAGCAGGGAGACGATTGCCTGTACGTGGACTTGGGTCCTTCGGGAACGCTGGCTAATCTGGCCAAGCGGAATTTTAAACAGGATTCGCTCTCGCAAAGCTATGCGGTCCTCACGCCGTATCAGCAGGATCTCAAGAACTTCAACAAGGTTTGCGAGCAATTGGAGCAACTCATTTCATTGCGCATCAGAAAGGGAGGACAACCTATGAAAGCATACGTGTTTCCTGGACAAAGTTCTCAGCACAAAGGCATGGGAGGTACGCTGTTTGACGAGTTTGCAGAACTGATGGCACAAGCGGATGAGATCTTGGGCTATTCCATCAAAAGGCTATGCTTGGAGGACCCGGATAATCAGCTGGACCAGACGCAGTACACGCAGCCGGCTCTGTATGTGGTCAGCGCACTGAGTTTTCTCAAGAAGGTGCAGGAGACGGGAGGCAAGCCGGATTATGTGGCCGGGCACAGCTTGGGTGAGTACAATGCGCTGTTTGCAGCAGGGGCGTTTGATTTTGCTACCGGTCTGCGGATGGTCAAGAAGCGGGGCGAACTGATGAGCCTTGCGAGCGGTGGGGGCATGGCGGCGGTGATCGGGTTTACGGTGGAGCAGATCGACCGGGTGCTGATGGAGAACGGGCTGGACGGGATCGACATCGCCAACCACAATTCGCCGGGCCAGATCGTCATCGCTGGCTTGAATACGGACATCCTGCGCGCGCAGCCGTTTTTTGAGGAAGCGGGCGTGCGCATGTACATTCCGCTCAATGTGAGCGGTGCTTTCCATTCCCGGTATATGGCGGAGAGCAAGCGGAGTTTTGAAGCGTATCTGGAATCGTTTGAATTTTCAAAACTGGAGATTCCAGTCATCTCGAACATTTCTGCGCGTCCGTATAAGCAACGGCAGGTGAAGGATAATTTGGTGCAGCAGATCGTGTCTCCGGTCAAGTGGACGGACAGCGTGCGCTATCTGATGGGCCTTGGCGAGATCGAGATCGAAGAGGTTGGGCCGGGCAATGTCCTGACCAAGCTCGTCACCACGATCCGCCGCAAAGCGGAACCGCTCGTGATCGAGCCGGAAGCGGATGACGCGGAGGAGGCGGAAGAGGTGGTGCCGGTGGCTGTGGCGGTGTCTGTGACTGTGCCTGAGGTGACGAAAGCGTCGGTCGCGGAGGTGGCAGCCGCTGTTGAGGCGCCTGCTCTGGCTCCGGTGGAGGTCGTGCCGGTGAGGGAAGCTGTGAGCGGGCCGATCGTGCGTGTGTCGAGAAGGGTGAGCACGGCAGAATCGCTGGGGGATGAGGAGTTCAAGAAGGATTATAACTTGAAGTATGCCTATGTCACGGGCTCGATGTATCGCGGCGTGGCTTCTGAGCGCCTGGTCATTCAGGTCGGCAAGGCGGGCATGCTGGGTTTTTACGGGACCGGTGGCATGAAGCTGGAGCAGATCGAACAGGCGATCCGCACGATTCAGCAGGCGTTGACGCGCGGTGAGGCGTATGGTATGAACCTGCTGCATAACCAAGGCAGCCCATCGATGGAGGAGATGACGGTCGATCTCTTGCTACGCACCGGCGTGCGAAACGTGGAAGCAAGCGCTTACATGGCGGTGAACTCCGCATTGGTTCGCTACCGGGCGAAAGGGCTGAAACGCTCGGCAGAAGGCGGCGTGATCGTCGAAAACCGCATCCTCGCCAAAATCTCGCGCCCGGAAGTTGCTGAGGCGTTTCTGAGCCCGGCACCGGAGCGCATCGTCGACAAGCTGTTGCTGGAACAGCGGATCACGCGCGAGGAAGCAGATCTGCTTCGTGAAGTTCCGATGGCGGATGACATCACCGTCGAGGCCGATTCCGGCGGACATACCGATCAGGGAGTCTCTTCCGTGCTGCTTCCGTCGATCGTTCGCCTGCGCGAAGAGATGATGGTCAAATACGGATACAAGAAGAAGATTCGCATCGGAGCGGCCGGCGGCATCGGAACCCCGGAAGCGGCGGTGGCGGCGCTCGTGCTCGGGGCGGATTATCTCGTGACCGGCTCGATTAACCAATGCACGGTGGAAGCGCAGACGTCCGAGTCGGTGAAGGATCTGCTGCAGGAGATGAACGTGCAGGACACGGCCTATGCGCCCGCGGGCGACATGTTTGAGATCGGCGCTCGCGTGCAGGTTTTGAAAAAAGGCGTCTTTTTCCCGGCCCGTGCAAACAAGCTGTACGATCTCTACCGCCAGTTCAACTCGCTGGAGGAGATCGATGAGAAGACCCGCCGCATTTTGCAAGAGCGTTACTTCAAGCGCAGTTTCGACGAGGTCTACCGCGAAGTGCAAGCCTATGTGGCCCCGCAGGAGATCGAGAAGGCGGATCGCAATCCCAAGCACAAGATGGGGCTGATCTTCAAATGGTATTTTGGCTATTCGTCGCGCATGGCGCTCAGCGGGGACGCCGAGCACACGGTGGATTATCAGGTACATTGCGGCCCGGCCTTGGGGGCGTTCAACCGCTGGGTGAAAGGCACGTCGCTGGAAAGCTGGAGAGCACGCCATGTCGATGTGATCGGCGAAAAACTGATGCGCGAAACGGCAGACCTGCTGAGCCGGCGCATCTCTGAATTGGTCGGATTGTAA
- a CDS encoding MBL fold metallo-hydrolase yields MRRSYELHPLKVEFLFMKNYAYILVDKATRQAAVVDPAWDLELLDGMLRSLEAELACILLTHSHHDHVNKVEPLLKLHPAARAYMSVKEIDAYGFVCRNLHPFEEGETIWLGETPITCMLTPGHTAGGACFRLADDLITGDTVFIEGCGVCDGAGGSPEQMHDSFQRIRKSTPPHVRVYPGHSYGKEPGMAFRDVLEHNIYFQIEKIEHFVRFRMRKNQGQLFNFK; encoded by the coding sequence ATGAGGCGGAGCTATGAGTTACACCCGTTAAAGGTTGAGTTTTTGTTCATGAAAAATTATGCGTACATACTCGTAGACAAAGCAACCCGGCAGGCGGCTGTGGTGGACCCGGCTTGGGACTTGGAGTTGCTCGACGGGATGCTTCGCTCATTGGAGGCGGAGTTGGCTTGCATCCTGCTGACACATTCGCATCACGATCATGTCAACAAGGTGGAGCCGCTGCTCAAGCTCCACCCGGCGGCGCGGGCGTACATGTCGGTCAAGGAGATCGATGCCTACGGGTTCGTATGTCGGAATCTGCATCCGTTTGAGGAGGGGGAGACGATCTGGCTGGGAGAGACGCCTATCACCTGCATGCTGACGCCAGGGCACACGGCCGGCGGGGCTTGTTTTCGGCTCGCAGACGATCTGATCACAGGGGATACGGTGTTTATTGAAGGCTGCGGCGTCTGTGATGGGGCCGGAGGTTCCCCGGAGCAGATGCATGACAGTTTTCAGAGGATTCGCAAGTCCACTCCCCCTCATGTGCGGGTGTATCCGGGTCATTCTTATGGCAAGGAGCCGGGCATGGCGTTTCGGGATGTGCTGGAGCACAATATCTATTTTCAGATTGAGAAAATAGAGCATTTTGTCCGGTTTCGGATGCGCAAGAATCAGGGACAATTGTTCAATTTTAAATAA